The Ciconia boyciana chromosome 2, ASM3463844v1, whole genome shotgun sequence genome has a segment encoding these proteins:
- the IRX2 gene encoding iroquois-class homeodomain protein IRX-2: MSYPQGYLYQPPGSLALYSCPAYGASALAAPRSEELARSSSGSAFSPYPGSAAFTAQAAATGFTSPLQYSTDPATGFPSYMGSPYDAHTTGMTGAISYHPYGSPAYPYQLNDPAYRKNATRDATATLKAWLQEHRKNPYPTKGEKIMLAIITKMTLTQVSTWFANARRRLKKENKMTWAPRNKSEDEDDDEGDGARSKEESPEKMPESNETSAEDEGISLQVDSLTDHSCSAESDGEKLPCRAGDPLCESGSECKDKYEDIEEEDEDEEEEEEEDIEEDDGGGGERDPPAKPATSSPLAAVEAPLLGHPHADAARSASKAALGGRASPGPPTPASKPKLWSLAEIATSDLKSQTLGQGCQPAPLSSATPASAPHSAAYSPSSLLGRHIYYTSPFYSNYTNYGNFNALQSQGILRYNSAAVASNEGLSQTVLNASSVHKQSSDSLKTITNQLEQHYRPSSYDSKKDPTEVCTVGVQPYL; this comes from the exons ATGTCCTATCCTCAGGGTTACCTCTACCAGCCCCCCGGCTCGCTGGCTCTGTACTCCTGCCCGGCGTACGGGGCGTCGGCGCTGGCGGCCCCCAGGAGCGAGGAGCTGGCCAGGTCTTCGTCGGGATCGGCGTTCAGCCCTTACCCGGGATCGGCAGCTTTCACCGCCCAGGCGGCGGCCACAGGCTTCACCAGCCCGCTCCAGTACTCCACAGACCCCGCCACGGGATTCCCCTCCTACATG GGCTCCCCTTACGACGCCCATACGACGGGGATGACCGGAGCCATCAGCTACCACCCGTACGGCAGCCCTGCCTACCCCTACCAGCTCAACGACCCCGCGTACAGGAAAAACGCCACCCGCGACGCCACGGCCACGCTGAAGGCCTGGCTGCAGGAGCACCGCAAGAACCCCTACCCCACCAAGGGCGAGAAGATCATGCTGGCCATCATCACCAAGATGACCCTCACCCAGGTCTCCACCTGGTTCGCCAACGCCCGCCGGCGGCTCAAGAAGGAGAACAAGATGACCTGGGCCCCGCGGAACAAGAGCGAGGACGAGGACGACGACGAAGGCGACGGGGCGAGGAGTAAAGAGGAGAGTCCCGAGAAGATGCCCGAGAGCAACGAAACCTCCGCGGAGGACGAAG GGATCAGCTTGCAAGTCGACTCGCTGACGGACCACTCCTGCTCCGCCGAGTCGGACGGCGAGAAGCTGCCCTGCCGAGCCGGCGACCCCCTCTGCGAGTCGGGCTCGGAGTGCAAGGACAAGTACGAGGACAtcgaggaggaggacgaggacgaggaggaggaggaggaggaggacatcGAGGAGGacgacggcggcggcggggagcgcgaCCCGCCGGCCAAGCCCGCCACCTCCTCGCCGCTGGCCGCCGTGGAGGCCCCGCTCCTCGGCCACCCGCACGCCGACGCCGCCCGCAGCGCCAGCAAGGCGGCGCTGGGCGGCCgcgcctcccccggccccccgacGCCGGCCAGCAAGCCCAAGCTCTGGTCGCTGGCCGAAATCGCCACCTCGGACCTCAAGAGCCAGACCCTGGGCCAAGGCTGCCAGCCCGCGCCGCTCTCCTCGGCCACCCCCGCGTCCGCCCCGCACAGCGCTGCCTACtcgccctcctccctcctgggGAGGCATATTTATTACACCTCACCTTTTTATAGCAATTATACAAACTATGGGAACTTTAACGCTCTCCAGAGCCAGGGAATCCTGAGATACAACTCCGCAGCAGTGGCTTCAAACGAGGGACTAAGTCAGACTGTCCTAAACGCCAGCTCTGTCCACAAGCAGAGTAGTGACTCTTTGAAAACGATCACTAACCAGCTAGAACAACATTACAGGCCCTCTAGTTATGACTCTAAGAAAG ATCCCACCGAAGTCTGCACAGTAGGAGTACAACCATACCTATAG